In Aphelocoma coerulescens isolate FSJ_1873_10779 chromosome 3, UR_Acoe_1.0, whole genome shotgun sequence, a single window of DNA contains:
- the EHD3 gene encoding EH domain-containing protein 3, which yields MFSWLGTDDRRRKDPEVFQTVSDGLKKLYKTKLLPLEEHYKFHEFHSPALEDADFDNKPMVLLVGQYSTGKTTFIRYLLEQDFPGMRIGPEPTTDSFIAVMQGDVEGIVPGNALVVDPKKPFRKLNAFGNAFLNRFVCAQLPNPVLESISVIDTPGILSGEKQRISRGYDFAAVLEWFAERVDRIILLFDAHKLDISDEFSEVIKALKNHEDKMRVVLNKADQIETQQLMRVYGALMWSLGKIVNTPEVIRVYIGSFWSHPLLIPDNRKLFEAEEQDLFRDIQSLPRNAALRKLNDLIKRARLAKVHAYIISSLKKEMPSMFGKDNKKKELVNNLGDIYARIEREHQISPGDFPNLRKMQDQLQAQDFSKFQPLKSKLLETVEDMLANDIAQLMVLVRQEESQRPTQMVKGGAFEGTLHGPFGHGYGEGAGEGIDDAEWVVARDKPMYDEIFYTLSPVDGKITGANAKKEMVRSKLPNTVLGKIWKLADIDKDGMLDDEEFALANHLIKVKLEGHELPNELPSHLLPPSKRKITE from the exons ATGTTCAGCTGGCTGGGCACCGACGACCGTCGGAGGAAGGACCCGGAGGTGTTCCAGACGGTCAGCGACGGCCTGAAGAAGCTCTACAAGACCAAGCTGCTGCCGCTGGAAGAACACTACAAGTTCCACGAGTTCCACTCGCCCGCCCTGGAGGATGCCGACTTCGACAACAAGCCCATGGTGCTCCTCGTGGGGCAGTACTCCACTGGGAAGACCACCTTCATCAG GTACCTGCTGGAACAGGATTTCCCAGGGATGAGGATTGGACCAGAGCCTACAACTGACTCCTTTATAGCAGTTATGCAAGGAGATGTGGAAGGAATCGTTCCTGGAAATGCGTTGGTGGTGGATCCCAAAAAACCGTTCAGGAAACTCAACGCCTTTGGCAATGCCTTTTTGAACAG GTTCGTCTGTGCCCAGCTACCTAATCCCGTATTAGAAAGCATCAGTGTCATTGATACACCAGGAATCCTTtctggagaaaagcagagaattAGCAGAG GTTATGACTTCGCTGCTGTACTGGAGTGGTTCGCAGAGCGGGTTGACCGCATCATTCTCCTCTTTGATGCTCACAAGCTGGACATCTCTGATGAATTCTCTGAGGTCATCAAGGCCCTGAAGAACCACGAGGACAAGATGAGAGTTGTTCTCAACAAGGCCGACCAGATAGAGACTCAGCAGTTGATGCGGGTGTACGGTGCCCTCATGTGGTCCCTGGGAAAGATCGTCAACACTCCCGAGGTCATCAGAGTCTACATCGGCTCCTTCTGGTCCCATCCCTTGCTCATCCCCGACAACCGCAAGTTGTTCgaggcagaggagcaggacCTGTTCAGGGATATCCAGAGCCTGCCCCGCAATGCAGCCCTGAGGAAGCTGAATGATCTCATCAAGCGAGCACGGCTGGCCAAG GTCCATGCCTACATCATCAGTTCCCTAAAGAAGGAAATGCCCTCAATGTTTGGGaaagacaataaaaagaaagagcttGTTAACAACTTGGGAGATATTTATGCCCGGATTGAACGGGAGCATCAGATCTCACCAGGAGACTTCCCTAATCTGAGAAAAATGCAG GATCAGCTGCAAGCCCAGGATTTTAGCAAGTTCCAGCCTCTGAAGAGCAAGCTGCTGGAGACCGTGGAAGACATGCTGGCCAACGACATCGCCCAGCTCATGGTGCTCGTCcgccaggaagagtcccagcggCCAACCCAGATGGTGAAGGGAGGAGCCTTCGAGGGCACCTTGCACGGTCCCTTCGGCCACGGCTACGGAGAAGGCGCTGGAGAAGGGATCGATGACGCCGAGTGGGTGGTGGCCAGGGACAAGCCCATGTACGACGAGATCTTCTACACACTCTCGCCTGTCGATGGTAAAATAACTGGTGCCAATGCCAAGAAGGAGATGGTAAGGTCTAAGCTGCCCAACACCGTGCTGGGCAAGATATGGAAACTGGCTGACATCGACAAAGATGGCATGCTGGATGATGAGGAGTTTGCCTTGGCGAATCATCTCATTAAAGTCAAGTTGGAGGGTCATGAGCTGCCAAATGAGCTCCCTTCCCATCTCCTCCCTCCatccaaaaggaaaataacagaGTGA